A part of Paenibacillus sp. IHBB 10380 genomic DNA contains:
- a CDS encoding sulfate ABC transporter substrate-binding protein — MKITRKLPLRYIQWMSMTLVLTLLLVGCNNNDLTISGTASAQEGDVTLVIGAYSVAKDALTDILPKFQQDWKAKTGQDVKFQESYEASGTQARSIVGGFEADVTLLAMEGDVDKLIKAKLITADWKSKPEKGMVTRSIVVLGTREGNPLAIHDFTDLTKPGVKVLYPNPKTSGGAQWDINAIYGAGLKMSEEQGHKDPAAGKAFLEQVHNNIESLDKSGRSSMAAFEYGVGDVIVTYENELLARIQKGVKYEVVIPQHTILIENPAAVVDKYADKHGTREVAEAFVDYLWTEEAQRVFTEHGFRPVNKKIYDENKSHYPIPEGLFDIEYLGGWNEVRETLYSKRGVWYQVLAGI; from the coding sequence ATGAAGATCACAAGGAAATTACCGCTACGATATATACAATGGATGAGTATGACGCTAGTTCTAACTCTATTATTGGTTGGATGTAATAACAATGATCTTACGATTTCAGGGACAGCCTCTGCTCAGGAAGGGGATGTCACGCTTGTCATCGGAGCCTATAGTGTGGCTAAGGATGCTTTAACAGATATCTTGCCGAAATTTCAACAAGACTGGAAAGCGAAGACAGGCCAAGATGTGAAGTTTCAAGAATCGTATGAAGCTTCGGGAACTCAAGCACGTTCGATTGTAGGTGGTTTTGAAGCGGATGTTACACTCCTAGCGATGGAGGGTGATGTGGATAAGCTAATCAAGGCGAAGCTGATTACTGCTGATTGGAAGAGCAAGCCTGAGAAGGGTATGGTCACACGGTCAATTGTTGTACTTGGGACACGTGAAGGTAATCCACTAGCCATCCATGATTTCACAGATTTGACCAAGCCGGGGGTAAAGGTACTCTATCCTAATCCGAAAACTTCGGGTGGAGCACAGTGGGACATTAACGCCATTTATGGTGCGGGATTGAAAATGTCAGAGGAGCAAGGGCATAAAGATCCAGCTGCGGGTAAAGCATTTTTGGAACAAGTACACAATAACATCGAATCACTCGACAAGAGTGGAAGATCTTCAATGGCCGCATTCGAATATGGCGTAGGTGATGTCATTGTCACGTATGAGAATGAATTACTTGCACGTATTCAGAAGGGCGTGAAATATGAGGTAGTGATTCCACAGCATACGATATTGATTGAGAATCCGGCTGCTGTCGTAGATAAATATGCTGATAAGCATGGCACACGTGAAGTAGCTGAGGCGTTTGTAGATTATTTGTGGACTGAGGAGGCGCAGCGTGTATTTACAGAGCATGGGTTCCGACCTGTAAATAAGAAGATCTATGACGAGAATAAGAGCCATTATCCTATTCCTGAAGGGTTGTTTGATATTGAATACCTCGGAGGCTGGAATGAGGTCAGAGAGACACTATACTCTAAGCGCGGAGTATGGTATCAGGTGTTGGCAGGAATTTAA
- a CDS encoding TetR/AcrR family transcriptional regulator yields the protein MARRAVEQELSRERILEAARHLFITKGYHAISMRSIGQHLGYSHGSLYYHFKEKAELFYAIVVEDFKRLAYLLIQAMDNPSAEGLTKVEHLMLEFISFGMDHPHQYEIMFMIRDEEVLSYCRSEQGQCFELFSSIVHQHLTDEGCNLEGQHNLPLTLFLSMHGFISYYIQDRLTFEEVKPAALSHVKLMCRNL from the coding sequence ATGGCAAGAAGAGCAGTGGAGCAGGAGTTATCGAGGGAACGAATTTTGGAAGCAGCCAGGCATTTGTTTATTACCAAAGGCTATCATGCGATTTCTATGCGTAGCATTGGTCAACATCTCGGTTATAGTCACGGTTCCTTGTATTATCATTTCAAGGAGAAAGCAGAATTGTTCTATGCTATAGTTGTAGAGGACTTCAAACGTCTAGCATACCTATTGATTCAAGCCATGGACAACCCATCCGCTGAAGGACTCACTAAGGTAGAGCATCTCATGCTAGAGTTTATTTCTTTCGGAATGGACCATCCCCACCAATATGAGATTATGTTTATGATTCGGGATGAAGAGGTTTTGTCCTATTGTCGCTCTGAACAGGGACAATGCTTTGAACTGTTCTCGTCTATTGTTCATCAACACTTGACAGACGAAGGTTGCAATCTGGAAGGTCAACATAATCTACCACTTACCTTATTCCTATCCATGCATGGATTTATTTCGTATTATATCCAGGATCGTTTAACCTTCGAAGAAGTTAAGCCAGCAGCGTTGTCCCATGTAAAGCTGATGTGCCGTAATTTGTAA
- a CDS encoding DMT family transporter has protein sequence MNRSRVADLGLLLVAMMWGSTFLIVQHAVRVLPPLAFNGIRFLGAGLLLAIITTLFYRREWKELRVGILVHASLLGVFLFLGYAFQTVGLLYTTTSNAGFITGLSVILVPFLALFLLRHPISSYTWLSALLAAIGLYLLAFAGSAFALNRGDFLVFLCAIAFALHVAYTAMYAPKYPALLLATLQMTVVGLLSLGSSLLFEDIGPIHQLSDKLLQPEVLWALFISIGPTSALAFWIQTVCQKFTSPSRVAIIFATEPVFAAITGVLFGGEVLGIVAMIGCLCIFTGMIMAELKSSPSTLQSI, from the coding sequence GTGAACCGTTCTCGTGTTGCTGATCTGGGTCTTCTTCTTGTAGCTATGATGTGGGGATCTACTTTTCTCATTGTTCAGCACGCGGTTAGAGTACTTCCACCACTTGCTTTTAACGGCATTCGGTTTCTTGGGGCAGGCTTGCTTCTAGCTATCATAACTACTTTATTTTATCGGAGAGAATGGAAGGAACTACGTGTAGGAATATTAGTACATGCTAGTTTGCTTGGTGTTTTTTTATTTTTGGGATATGCGTTTCAGACGGTGGGACTACTCTATACCACAACATCTAACGCTGGATTCATCACTGGACTTTCGGTCATCCTTGTACCTTTTCTAGCTCTGTTTCTGCTACGACATCCTATTTCCAGCTATACCTGGCTAAGCGCCTTACTTGCAGCCATAGGGTTATATTTATTGGCATTTGCTGGTTCTGCTTTTGCCTTGAATCGGGGTGATTTCCTCGTATTTCTATGTGCTATCGCTTTTGCCTTACATGTCGCTTACACTGCGATGTATGCCCCCAAGTACCCTGCGCTCTTACTGGCTACGCTCCAAATGACTGTTGTGGGCTTGCTAAGTCTGGGATCATCACTCCTATTTGAAGATATTGGACCGATCCATCAACTATCAGACAAACTCCTTCAACCTGAAGTTTTATGGGCTTTGTTCATATCAATTGGGCCTACAAGTGCTTTAGCCTTCTGGATTCAGACGGTGTGTCAGAAATTCACTTCCCCTTCTCGAGTAGCTATTATTTTTGCAACGGAGCCCGTTTTTGCAGCCATTACAGGTGTGCTATTTGGAGGAGAAGTACTCGGCATAGTCGCCATGATCGGGTGCTTATGTATTTTTACAGGTATGATAATGGCAGAATTGAAATCTTCACCGAGCACATTACAATCAATCTAG
- a CDS encoding MBL fold metallo-hydrolase — protein sequence MDTLVFLGTGDAMGVPRVYCDCDVCTEAREQGVNRRLRSSVLVNGSDGSFLIDCGPDWRSQMEALGQRMTYKILITHAHFDHMGGLPEWADACRWTGQKGQLYAPQEVITIILTQFPWLNMQLDFISVDEGIQLSNWSVTGWKVCHGKNGYSYAYRFKKEGYTWIYCSDSINLSDDEKQPLYDLDLLVLGTSFYHEKAEFSTRSVYDMQEAALLLKEIKPSKAIYTHMSHDVDLHQKYQLPAQVMLARTGLVVPLSNTNNLQQH from the coding sequence ATGGATACATTAGTTTTTCTAGGTACAGGTGATGCGATGGGCGTCCCTCGTGTTTACTGTGATTGTGACGTATGCACAGAGGCGAGAGAGCAGGGCGTTAATCGCAGGTTGCGCTCATCCGTACTTGTCAACGGCAGTGATGGGTCATTCCTTATTGATTGTGGGCCGGATTGGCGTAGTCAAATGGAAGCACTGGGTCAACGAATGACCTATAAGATTCTAATCACACACGCACACTTCGATCATATGGGGGGGCTTCCTGAATGGGCTGATGCTTGTAGATGGACAGGCCAGAAGGGGCAATTATATGCACCACAGGAAGTTATAACAATCATCCTAACCCAATTCCCATGGTTGAATATGCAATTGGATTTCATTTCGGTCGATGAAGGAATTCAGCTCAGTAACTGGTCGGTTACAGGCTGGAAAGTTTGTCATGGTAAGAATGGGTATTCTTATGCCTATCGTTTCAAGAAGGAAGGTTATACATGGATTTATTGCTCAGACAGCATTAATCTGAGCGATGATGAGAAGCAGCCTTTATATGATTTAGATTTACTAGTATTAGGGACTAGCTTCTATCATGAAAAGGCTGAGTTCTCGACGCGCTCTGTCTATGATATGCAAGAGGCAGCTCTTCTATTGAAGGAGATTAAGCCGAGCAAGGCAATATATACGCATATGTCTCATGATGTGGATCTACATCAGAAATATCAGCTTCCAGCGCAAGTGATGCTCGCGCGAACGGGCTTAGTTGTACCTCTTAGCAACACAAATAACCTTCAACAACACTAG
- a CDS encoding Cof-type HAD-IIB family hydrolase, whose amino-acid sequence MYKLIAIDIDDTLINEDKEVLPSTQTALEQAVAKDVIVTLATGRAYASAKNLARQTGLNVPIITYQGALIKNLMDEKVLYERFVPKDAARKLFHYCIEHDLHVQTYIDDKLYAREENQKLIDYCALNGTPYYIEPDLAKMVEQPTPKMLIIDDPAYLDEISPILRELLGDQVHITKSKPHFLEIMHHEGTKGHALTFLADHFNCDLSETIAIGDSWNDHEMLEAAGLGVAMGNAIDALKEIADYVTLSNNEDGIKQVIEKFVLNAE is encoded by the coding sequence ATGTACAAACTGATTGCTATCGATATCGACGACACATTGATTAACGAAGACAAGGAAGTATTGCCATCTACACAAACAGCACTCGAACAAGCTGTGGCTAAAGATGTTATCGTTACACTTGCTACTGGACGTGCTTATGCTTCTGCGAAGAACCTTGCGCGCCAAACAGGTCTAAACGTTCCTATCATTACATATCAAGGTGCGTTAATTAAGAATCTTATGGATGAAAAAGTACTCTATGAGCGTTTCGTACCTAAAGATGCTGCACGTAAATTATTTCATTACTGTATTGAACATGATCTGCATGTGCAGACCTATATTGATGATAAACTTTATGCAAGAGAAGAGAATCAGAAATTAATCGATTACTGTGCACTCAATGGTACACCTTATTATATTGAACCCGATCTAGCCAAAATGGTAGAGCAACCCACTCCCAAAATGTTGATTATCGACGATCCTGCTTATTTGGATGAGATATCACCGATTCTACGTGAATTGCTAGGTGATCAAGTTCATATTACGAAGTCTAAACCACACTTTTTGGAAATCATGCATCATGAAGGTACGAAGGGTCATGCCCTAACCTTCTTGGCCGATCATTTTAATTGTGATCTCTCGGAGACGATCGCTATTGGCGACTCTTGGAATGACCATGAAATGCTAGAAGCTGCAGGTCTTGGTGTAGCTATGGGTAACGCTATTGATGCACTTAAGGAAATTGCAGACTATGTAACCTTAAGTAATAATGAAGATGGCATTAAGCAGGTCATTGAGAAGTTCGTGTTGAACGCAGAGTAA
- a CDS encoding YigZ family protein: protein MIESYLTVRQSGAKEIVIKKSRFIGHVMPVENEMEATAFIEDMKKGHWNATHNCSAYMIGERDEIQKQSDDGEPSGTAGKPILEVIRNQGLKNVAIVVTRYFGGIMLGAGGLIRAYTDGAVAAIEAGERVNRVLHQQILVEVDYTWLGKVENELRNHEIRVGETFFTDKVTIVCLPRNSEAEAFKSWIVDMTQGQSVISEGEQLYYIEGE, encoded by the coding sequence ATGATTGAAAGCTATCTTACCGTTCGTCAGAGCGGAGCAAAGGAAATCGTCATCAAGAAGTCTAGATTCATCGGTCATGTAATGCCAGTAGAGAATGAGATGGAAGCTACAGCATTCATTGAGGATATGAAGAAAGGACATTGGAATGCCACACATAATTGTTCAGCCTACATGATTGGTGAGAGAGATGAGATTCAGAAACAATCAGATGATGGAGAACCAAGTGGTACAGCGGGGAAACCCATTCTTGAAGTGATCCGTAATCAAGGACTTAAGAATGTTGCTATTGTTGTCACACGGTATTTTGGTGGTATTATGTTAGGTGCAGGAGGTTTAATCCGGGCATACACAGATGGAGCAGTTGCCGCTATTGAAGCCGGAGAACGGGTCAATCGTGTATTGCATCAACAAATTTTGGTGGAAGTAGATTATACTTGGTTAGGTAAAGTAGAGAATGAACTGCGTAATCATGAAATTCGAGTTGGAGAAACTTTTTTTACCGATAAGGTCACAATAGTTTGTCTACCACGAAATTCTGAGGCAGAGGCGTTTAAATCGTGGATTGTTGATATGACCCAAGGTCAGTCCGTGATATCAGAGGGAGAACAGCTTTATTATATTGAAGGGGAATAA
- a CDS encoding sulfate ABC transporter permease subunit, with the protein MRRWWITLTYLVFTLLLIAPLIKITTGAFNDGFSGLGDALLRPEALHALMMTGLIVVVVTLINTLFGIMMAIYLVRGTWLSKRLKSFLNSIVDLPFAVSPIIGGLMIVLLLGPSSVMGAFFENIGFKIVYAFPGMVIATLFVTFPLMVREVMPVLQEIGSQQEEAASTLGAYPWTTFWKVTWPSIQWAVVYGVVLTVARSVGEFGAVLVVSGNIMNKTQTATTLVYQDVENFNVTAANSVALVLIAFSVGLLLLMEWAKKRKGVS; encoded by the coding sequence ATGAGGAGATGGTGGATAACACTGACATATCTAGTATTCACATTACTCTTAATTGCTCCACTTATTAAAATTACCACAGGTGCCTTTAACGATGGCTTTAGTGGTTTAGGTGATGCTTTACTCAGACCAGAAGCCCTACATGCACTGATGATGACGGGACTCATCGTTGTTGTAGTAACACTTATTAATACGTTGTTCGGTATTATGATGGCTATCTATTTGGTTAGAGGTACTTGGCTTAGTAAAAGATTGAAGAGCTTCCTAAATAGCATTGTAGATTTGCCTTTTGCGGTTTCTCCGATTATAGGTGGATTAATGATTGTGTTATTGCTAGGACCTAGCAGTGTGATGGGAGCTTTTTTTGAGAATATAGGGTTCAAAATTGTTTACGCATTTCCAGGCATGGTGATTGCAACCTTGTTCGTGACTTTTCCACTCATGGTAAGAGAGGTTATGCCTGTCTTACAAGAGATTGGCTCACAGCAAGAAGAGGCTGCATCCACACTTGGGGCTTACCCATGGACGACATTCTGGAAGGTAACTTGGCCTTCGATTCAATGGGCAGTTGTCTATGGCGTGGTACTAACCGTAGCTCGCTCGGTTGGGGAGTTCGGTGCGGTACTGGTCGTCTCGGGTAACATTATGAACAAGACTCAGACGGCAACAACACTTGTGTATCAAGATGTTGAGAATTTCAATGTGACAGCGGCAAATAGTGTAGCGCTAGTGCTTATTGCATTCTCGGTTGGACTACTTCTATTAATGGAGTGGGCGAAAAAAAGAAAGGGCGTGTCCTGA
- a CDS encoding sulfate/molybdate ABC transporter ATP-binding protein: protein MHIEVRNLNKHFGDFHAVKDVSFEIEKGHLIGLLGPSGGGKTSILRMLAGLEDLDSGEIRFHGELVNGLPPQERGIGFVFQNYALFKHMSVFDNIAFGLNVKKMPKAKVKDRVMELVELTGLKGFEKRYPHQLSGGQRQRVAFARALAPEPQLLLLDEPFAAIDAKIRQELRTWLRDLIERVGITSIFVTHDQDEAIEVADEIMVINQGRVEQKGTPWDIYKEPKTPFVASFIGESTVIENAAELKGFEEVGKHGGTRALIRPEYIEVGHKHEFILASATEQGFVKHLHFRGSEWLVEVEVGAHKLITYRSLEKETLKIGEEVSVLVHRAYLFNDDRSWIMENKLKDDPMPMMI from the coding sequence ATGCATATTGAAGTCCGCAACCTTAACAAACATTTTGGAGATTTCCATGCCGTAAAGGACGTTAGTTTTGAGATTGAGAAAGGGCACCTCATTGGGCTATTGGGACCGAGTGGTGGAGGTAAAACATCAATATTGCGAATGCTGGCAGGTCTTGAAGATTTAGATTCTGGTGAAATACGTTTTCATGGTGAATTGGTGAATGGACTTCCACCACAAGAGAGAGGGATTGGGTTCGTATTCCAGAACTATGCATTATTCAAGCATATGTCCGTATTTGATAACATTGCATTCGGGTTAAATGTGAAGAAAATGCCAAAGGCTAAAGTGAAGGATCGTGTCATGGAGTTGGTTGAATTAACGGGTCTGAAGGGTTTCGAGAAGCGTTATCCACATCAACTATCTGGTGGACAACGGCAGAGGGTTGCCTTTGCACGAGCATTAGCCCCAGAGCCGCAGCTATTGCTACTGGATGAGCCCTTTGCAGCTATTGATGCGAAGATTAGGCAGGAGCTACGTACGTGGCTTAGGGACCTTATTGAACGCGTAGGTATCACATCCATCTTCGTAACTCATGACCAAGATGAAGCGATTGAAGTAGCAGATGAGATTATGGTAATTAATCAAGGACGTGTGGAACAGAAGGGAACACCATGGGATATCTATAAAGAGCCCAAAACTCCTTTTGTAGCGTCATTCATTGGAGAATCAACCGTCATTGAGAATGCTGCTGAATTGAAAGGGTTTGAAGAAGTAGGCAAGCACGGAGGGACGCGCGCACTTATAAGACCAGAATATATTGAGGTCGGTCACAAACATGAATTTATACTAGCTTCAGCTACAGAACAAGGTTTCGTGAAGCATCTTCATTTCCGGGGCAGTGAATGGCTGGTTGAAGTGGAAGTGGGTGCCCATAAGCTGATTACCTATCGTTCACTTGAGAAAGAAACGTTGAAGATCGGTGAGGAAGTCAGTGTATTAGTACATCGTGCTTATTTATTCAATGATGATCGCAGCTGGATTATGGAGAACAAGCTGAAGGATGATCCGATGCCCATGATGATCTAA
- a CDS encoding glucose-6-phosphate isomerase — protein MSKNINFDYSKALSFINQHEIDYLAEPIKLAHEQLHNGTGTGSDYLGWIDLPTQYDKEEFARIQKAASKIQSDSEVLIVIGIGGSYLGARAAIEALSHSFYNMLPKDKRKTPEIYFAGNNISSTYLTHLLDLVEGKDYSVNVISKSGTTTEPAVAFRILRADLEKKYGKEEARKRIYATTDKEQGALKKLANEEGYESFIIPDDVGGRYSVLTPVGLLPIATAGINIEEMMQGAADASKEFSNPNVAENLSYQYAAVRNALYRKGKAIEILVNYEPSLHYVSEWWKQLFGESEGKDYKGIYPASVDFSTDLHSMGQFIQEGSRNIFETIIQVENVAEHITIENDPNDLDGLNFLAGKTMDFVNKKAFQGTMLAHTDGQVPNLIVTVPNMTPYSFGYLVYFFEKACGISGYLLGVNPFDQPGVEAYKKNMFALLGKPGYEKEKAELEARLTE, from the coding sequence ATGTCTAAAAATATTAATTTTGATTACAGCAAAGCACTTTCCTTCATTAATCAACACGAAATTGATTATTTAGCGGAGCCAATCAAGTTGGCACACGAACAGTTGCATAACGGAACGGGAACTGGATCTGACTACTTAGGTTGGATCGATCTGCCTACACAATATGATAAAGAAGAATTTGCTCGCATTCAGAAGGCCGCTAGCAAGATTCAAAGCGACTCTGAGGTGCTTATCGTCATCGGAATCGGTGGTTCTTACCTAGGTGCTCGTGCAGCTATTGAAGCATTGTCGCACTCGTTCTATAACATGCTACCTAAAGACAAACGTAAAACGCCTGAAATTTATTTCGCAGGTAACAATATCAGTTCTACATATCTTACTCATCTGTTAGATCTGGTTGAAGGTAAGGATTACTCTGTTAACGTTATCTCCAAATCAGGTACAACAACCGAGCCTGCGGTGGCATTCCGTATTCTCCGTGCGGATCTAGAGAAGAAGTATGGTAAAGAAGAAGCTCGTAAACGGATCTATGCTACAACGGATAAAGAACAGGGTGCCTTGAAGAAGCTGGCTAATGAAGAAGGATACGAATCTTTTATCATTCCTGATGATGTAGGTGGACGTTATTCTGTTCTAACTCCAGTAGGACTTCTACCGATTGCAACAGCAGGTATTAACATTGAGGAAATGATGCAAGGCGCAGCAGATGCTTCCAAAGAATTCAGCAATCCTAACGTTGCTGAGAATTTGAGCTATCAATATGCTGCAGTACGTAATGCTTTGTATCGTAAAGGTAAAGCTATCGAAATTCTTGTGAATTATGAGCCTTCTCTGCACTATGTGTCAGAATGGTGGAAACAACTTTTCGGTGAAAGTGAAGGTAAGGACTACAAAGGAATCTACCCAGCGTCTGTTGATTTCTCCACTGATTTGCACTCTATGGGACAATTTATTCAAGAAGGCAGTCGTAATATTTTCGAAACTATCATTCAGGTAGAGAACGTAGCAGAGCACATTACGATTGAGAACGATCCAAATGATCTTGATGGCTTGAACTTCTTAGCTGGAAAGACCATGGATTTCGTTAATAAGAAGGCATTCCAAGGAACAATGCTTGCACATACGGATGGACAAGTTCCTAACCTTATTGTAACGGTTCCTAATATGACTCCTTACTCTTTTGGTTATCTAGTGTATTTCTTTGAAAAAGCATGCGGAATTAGTGGTTATCTACTTGGTGTTAATCCTTTCGACCAACCAGGTGTTGAAGCATACAAGAAAAATATGTTCGCTTTGCTTGGTAAGCCAGGTTATGAGAAAGAAAAGGCTGAGCTTGAAGCTAGACTTACCGAATAA
- the cysT gene encoding sulfate ABC transporter permease subunit CysT: MGTILRHRGWTWGFRSTILLYFILLVVLPLLGVYYNSFSLGWQSFVESVIDPIAWRAVLLTLKLAVFSTLINVVIGTMIAWVLIRYDFWGKSFLNSLVDLPFALPTAVGGLMILLLLGPGSLIGSAAESIGFEIVFHQPAIVIAMVFVTFPFVIRAVQPLLEEMDHSEEEAAYTMGASNTRVFRSILLPSMAPGMISGGMLAFSRALAEFGAVVLVAGNIPGKTLIASVFIYGEVESDNTVGAAAVSIILLTLSFAILWCINMVQMRGRRS, translated from the coding sequence ATGGGCACAATATTACGCCATAGAGGTTGGACTTGGGGATTTCGAAGTACGATATTACTTTATTTTATATTATTAGTTGTGCTCCCATTACTCGGTGTGTATTACAATTCATTCTCACTCGGTTGGCAATCGTTTGTTGAGAGCGTTATCGACCCAATCGCATGGAGAGCGGTTCTTTTAACGTTGAAGCTAGCTGTGTTCTCCACCCTCATTAACGTAGTTATAGGGACCATGATTGCTTGGGTGCTGATTCGATATGACTTTTGGGGCAAATCGTTTCTTAATAGTTTAGTGGATCTACCCTTCGCCTTACCTACTGCTGTAGGGGGACTTATGATCTTGCTATTACTAGGACCCGGTAGTCTCATTGGCTCTGCTGCGGAGTCTATCGGTTTTGAAATTGTATTTCATCAACCAGCTATCGTGATTGCTATGGTATTCGTAACCTTTCCGTTTGTTATTCGGGCAGTACAGCCTCTTTTGGAAGAGATGGATCACTCAGAAGAGGAAGCTGCTTATACGATGGGGGCCTCCAACACGCGCGTATTTCGTTCGATTCTATTGCCATCCATGGCACCAGGTATGATTAGTGGAGGTATGCTTGCTTTCTCTAGAGCTTTGGCTGAATTTGGAGCTGTTGTGTTGGTCGCGGGTAATATTCCAGGGAAAACCTTGATTGCTTCTGTATTTATTTATGGTGAAGTTGAAAGTGACAATACGGTAGGTGCCGCAGCTGTCTCTATCATTCTGCTTACCTTATCCTTCGCAATCCTGTGGTGTATTAACATGGTGCAGATGAGGGGGAGACGATCATGA
- the ppnP gene encoding pyrimidine/purine nucleoside phosphorylase, whose protein sequence is MSQFNNATIVKAANVYYDGKVTSRTVIQQDGSKVTLGIMLPGTYEFGTDGAEIMEILSGDLDVLLPGESDWLKIEGQATFHVPAHSKFSLEIRSVTDYCCSYT, encoded by the coding sequence ATGTCACAGTTCAACAATGCAACTATTGTTAAAGCCGCGAACGTTTATTATGACGGTAAAGTTACAAGCCGTACGGTGATTCAGCAGGATGGAAGTAAAGTAACGCTTGGAATTATGTTGCCAGGTACTTATGAATTTGGCACAGATGGAGCGGAGATTATGGAAATCCTGTCTGGAGACCTCGATGTACTGCTTCCGGGTGAGAGTGATTGGCTCAAGATTGAGGGGCAGGCTACTTTTCATGTGCCAGCACATTCTAAGTTCTCACTGGAAATCCGGAGTGTAACGGACTACTGCTGCTCCTACACTTAA